The following proteins come from a genomic window of Falco cherrug isolate bFalChe1 chromosome Z, bFalChe1.pri, whole genome shotgun sequence:
- the NIPSNAP3A gene encoding protein NipSnap homolog 3A produces the protein MLRGRRFTVICAGAAREGRAVLDSLGTALLCSGRALGQSEPAAPARSEPASPRTVRTPPPAGTIPGVTPPALRFALPPAHAAGRAGPGRAGGGPTARRGSAAAPLPAPGSWRRTRPPPAMLPPGALRRPLAAAAARLARAWARPEVLAFLATGPRQNNSIFYEIRTYDIKPSKMKEFVEMANKYFHLRTAHSELVGIWSAELGAMNKVVHIWKYDNFAHRTAVRHALANDKDWQGKFISPVLPLIEKQHNEVAYLVPWCQLGKPLKEGGVYEWVTFQMKPGGPALWGEAFRAAINAHINTGYTKLIGVFHTEYGLLNTVHVMWWNESPDHRAAGRHSAHEDARVVAAVRDSVRFLASQQNVLLIPLQCSPLK, from the exons ATGCTGCGCGGCAGGCGATTCACAGTGATTTGCGCCGGGGCAGCCCGTGAGGGGCGAGCAGTGCTAGACAGCCTGGGTACTGCTTTGCTGTGTTCAGGCCGGGCGCTGGGGCAGAGCGAGCCCGCGGCACCGGCACGGAGCGAGCCAGCATCTCCCCGCACCGTGCGCACCCCGCCCCCAGCGGGAACAATCCCCGGCGTTACGCCCCCTGCGCTGCGGTTCGCTCTGCCGCCGGCCCACGcagcggggcgggccgggccgggccgggccggaggTGGCCCCACCGCCCGGCGCGGCTCagcggccgccccgctccccgcccccggcAGCTGGCGCCGCACTCGCCCGCCGCCCGCCATGCTGCCCCCAGGGGCGCTCCGCCGgcccctcgccgccgccgccgcccgcctggCCCGGGCCTGGGCCCGCCCTGAG GTACTTGCATTCCTTGCTACAGGGCCCAGACAAAATAATAGCATTTTCTATGAAATTCGCACGTATGATATTAAGCCATCGAAGATGAAGGAGTTTGTGGAAATGGCCAACAAGTACTTTCACCTTCGCACAGCTCACTCAGAGCTGGTGGGAATCTGGTCTGCGGAGCTGGGAGCGATGAATAAGGTGGTCCACATTTGGAAGTATG ATAATTTTGCTCACAGAACAGCGGTCCGGCATGCACTAGCCAATGACAAAGACTGGCAGGGAAAATTCATCTCCCCAGTTCTCCCCTTGATAGAAAAGCAGCACAATGAGGTTGCTTATTTGGTACCCTGGTGTCAACTTGGGAAGCCTCTAAAAGAAGGGG gCGTATATGAATGGGTTACTTTCCAGATGAAGCCTGGTGGGCCAGCATTGTGGGGTGAAGCATTTCGAGCTGCAATCAATGCTCACATCAACACAGGCTACACCAAGCTGATTGGTGTTTTCCACACGGAGTATGGATTACTTAACACAG TCCACGTGATGTGGTGGAATGAGAGCCCAGATCACCGGGCAGCGGGAAGGCACAGTGCCCATGAAGATGCCAGAGTGGTAGCAGCTG tgcGGGACAGTGTCAGATTCTTGGCCTCCCAGCAAAATGTGCTCCTGATTCCTCTGCAATGCTCGCCGCTGAAGTAA